A part of Limihaloglobus sulfuriphilus genomic DNA contains:
- the rpsO gene encoding 30S ribosomal protein S15 — translation MITKEQKQDIIKEYQLSGSDTGSPEVQIALLTNRITELTGHLKSHKKDHASRRGLLKMVSTRASLLKYISNKDVNRYREIISKLGLRK, via the coding sequence ATGATAACAAAAGAACAAAAACAGGATATTATTAAAGAGTACCAGCTCAGCGGTTCTGACACAGGCTCTCCGGAGGTTCAGATTGCCCTGCTTACAAACAGGATAACAGAACTTACCGGCCACCTGAAATCACACAAAAAAGACCACGCTTCCAGGCGAGGCCTTCTAAAGATGGTCAGTACCAGAGCTTCGCTTCTCAAGTACATAAGCAATAAGGATGTCAACAGGTACCGTGAGATTATTTCAAAGCTTGGACTCAGGAAGTAA
- a CDS encoding ISAs1 family transposase, which translates to MKKEQNQRRLMDYFSTIEDPRVERTRKHELSDILSIAICAIICGADGWTQVEEFAQCKEEWFKSFLSLPNGIPSHDTFGRVFSSLKPDSFEQCFLEWVNALAQKSEGRLIAIDGKTMRRSVDYASEKAAVHMVNAWCDTNKMVIGQIATETKSNEITAIPKLLELIDLDGAVVTTDAMGCQKEIANAVIENDGDYILQLKANQTGLHKNAVTLFDECIDDNVYNIQYTVASETDGGHGRVEERTLRAVSNVGFLNSEKKNWVGLKSLICVEAKRSIGDETSVEKRYYISSLTCKNPPNLLKYIRGHWGVENSLHWCLDISFADDERRIRKGYGAENFARLSRIALNLLKQQTKHKVGIKTRRLCCGWNEQYLYRVLTQQNKGL; encoded by the coding sequence ATGAAAAAAGAACAAAACCAACGCAGATTAATGGACTATTTTTCGACAATTGAAGACCCCAGAGTCGAGCGTACTCGCAAGCATGAGCTTAGCGATATTTTATCCATTGCAATTTGTGCAATAATTTGTGGCGCTGATGGATGGACACAGGTTGAAGAGTTCGCTCAGTGCAAAGAAGAGTGGTTTAAAAGTTTTCTTTCTTTGCCTAATGGCATTCCTTCTCACGACACATTTGGACGAGTATTTTCTTCTCTCAAACCCGACTCATTTGAACAATGCTTCCTCGAATGGGTCAATGCCTTAGCCCAAAAGAGTGAAGGCAGGCTCATAGCCATTGACGGCAAGACTATGCGTAGAAGCGTTGATTATGCATCTGAAAAAGCGGCTGTTCACATGGTAAATGCCTGGTGCGACACCAACAAAATGGTCATTGGGCAGATTGCAACAGAAACCAAGAGCAATGAGATAACGGCTATACCTAAGCTCTTGGAGTTAATTGATTTAGATGGTGCAGTTGTAACAACTGATGCTATGGGCTGCCAAAAGGAAATTGCTAATGCTGTAATTGAAAATGATGGGGACTATATCTTGCAGCTAAAGGCAAATCAGACCGGCCTGCATAAAAATGCAGTTACCCTTTTTGATGAATGTATAGACGATAATGTCTATAATATTCAATATACTGTTGCAAGTGAAACTGATGGAGGCCACGGCAGGGTTGAAGAACGCACATTGCGGGCTGTTTCAAATGTAGGATTCCTTAACTCTGAAAAGAAGAACTGGGTCGGGCTCAAGAGCCTGATATGTGTGGAGGCAAAGAGGAGCATAGGAGATGAAACAAGCGTAGAGAAACGGTATTACATATCAAGCCTGACTTGCAAAAATCCGCCAAATTTACTCAAATATATCAGGGGCCACTGGGGGGTAGAGAACTCCTTGCACTGGTGTTTAGATATCAGCTTTGCCGACGATGAAAGGAGAATAAGAAAAGGTTATGGAGCAGAAAATTTTGCAAGGCTCTCACGAATAGCACTGAATCTGCTAAAACAGCAAACCAAGCACAAGGTCGGCATAAAGACCAGAAGGCTGTGCTGCGGCTGGAACGAGCAATACCTATATCGCGTGCTGACACAACAAAATAAAGGACTTTAG